ATTGGCGTCGTCGTCGACGCGGGCCGAGGTATGGCCATGGGTTGCGCCATCAACGTCACTGGTTCGATCGGCACACCCTCCCAGTACTTGGCGTTGGGGTCGGGCTCGCCGAGCTTGTCCTTCGTCGCCTTGACGAGAATCTCCCCCGCTGACGCGGAGGTCACCGTTCCAACGAGGACCGTTCCGACGAGGACCGTTCCGACGAGGATTGCGGGGATGATCAGCAGCTTCTTCACGACTCGGCTCCTCATGGCGTGTTGTTCCGCGCGACTTTTCGCGTCTCGTCGAAGGCGTCTCGTACGATGACATTCTCGGTCACCGGGACACTCACGAGCTCCTTGCCGAACTCGTCGAATCCTTGGGCCTTGCCGCCGTCCACCTTGAAGCCGTGCATGATTCGATCGGTGCTGCCCATGAGTACGAGCAGTCCCTGAGCCACCGGGTCGCTCGTCAGCTTCCGATAGCGATCCATCGCTCCGTCGACCTGCGGACCGAACATTTGTCGCAAGTAGGCGCGATCGGCGTGGATCGGCGGGATGTAGTAGATGTTCGGCTCGAGGCCGAGCTGTGGATAGTACGGGAGCGCGATCTGCTTCTCGTGGACGAGATAGTCGATCGGGTTGTCCTTTCTCGCTTTCCACGGAGGGTTGATGAATCCCATCACGCGGATCTTGCCGATGCAATTCACGACACACTGGGGCTGGATGCTTTGCTCGACGGCCGGATAACAACCCACGCACTTCTCGCTGGTGCGTGTGATCGGGTTGTACATCGACTTCTTGTACGGGCACGCGCGGACGCACTCTCCGTATCCCTTGCAGCGGGACTGATCGATGAGCACGATGCCGTCCTCTTCCCGCTTGTAGATCGCCTTGCGGGGGCAGGCCGCGAGACAGGCCGGATACGTGCAATGCGCGCACGTTCGGGGGAGATAGAAGAACCACTGGTCGTGCGGGAGCTGGTCGATGTACTCACCCTGGGCGTTGAGTTGACCCGCGCAGTCGTCCTCGCCGACGTTCGGATACATCCAGTCTTCGTCGGTAGGCGCGAAGTGAACCACACGCTCCGAAGCCGGAGCCGCTTCGAAGATGGTCTTTCCGGAGTAAGTTCCGTTCTTGGCCCAGTCTTGTCGACCCAGTTTTTCGAGTACGTTGAGATCCCACGCCATCGGGTAGGCGCCGTAGGGCTTGGTCTCGACGTTGTTCCAGAACATGTACTCCTGACCCTTGCCCGAGGTCCAGGTCGTCTTGCACGCGAGCGTACAGGTCTGGCACGCGATGCATTTATTGAGGTCGAAGACGATCGCCCACTGCCGTTTCGGTCGATGTTCCTCGTAGGGATAGGCCATGTCGCGCTTGATTTGCCAATTTTTGACACTCATGAGTCACCTCAGGTCTTCACGAAGCCGCCAGCGAGGTAGATCTTCATCGTCTCGCGCTCGTTCTTGGGTCTCAGGCCCAGGGCGACCGGCCTCCACCGGCCCGTACCCTTCATCGAGGCGGGCTCGGCCTTGGAGATTTTGACGAAGCTCTCGCGGGGAGCGCCCACCGGGCAGTGAATGTCGGGCTCGAAGCCTTTCGAGACGAGCTGACCGAACATGCCTTTGTGAACGAGCGAGTCCGTCATGAGTGTGGGTTTCAGCCAGGCGCGGGTGGCGCTTTGGTGACTGCCGTAGCGGTACATGGCTTGGTAGTTGGTCTCCGGATTCTTGGCGAGCCCGTCGGTGCGGGTCTCGTGTCCGAGGACGCTGCCGAACGTGGCGCCATACATGTTGTGCCAAGTCCGCGCGATCCCCTTCGGCGTGCCCGGGTAGTATCGGGCCCGGAGCAGGAGGCGGGACACCTTCATTTCCGGGCTGCCCTCCTTCCACCCGCGATACGGGCGATCTTCGGGGTCCGCGTCGATCCAGACGTACTCACCGTCGTCGATCCCCATCGCTTGGGCGTCGTCGGGGTTGATGTCGACGTAGCCTTCGGTGACGCTCGGGAGCCGTCGGTCGTGCCGGTACACGTCACCGAAGGGGCCGAACAACACACCGGTGAAGTCGGTGTCCACCGGCGTCGTGTGGGCGCCGTGGCGGTATTTGGGGGTGTGGTAGACGTGGGTTCCGAAGCCCTTCGCCTTGAGCGGGTGCACCGACGCCAGCAATTCGGCCGGAGTCATGAGGACGTGACGAACCTGCCGAACCTCGGTGGAGAGATTGTCGCGGGCCAACCCATAAGTCTCCGGCCCGGCAGGGCGAATCGCGACGTGAGGCTTCGCGAGGATCACATTGGGCTCGTAGTGCGTCGAGTCGATGGGTTCCCGGTGGACGACGAGGTTCTCGCCGTTCTCGATGAACTCGGGCTCCGGTCGGTAAAATTCGAGCCGACCTGACTTCGTGTACCAAGGGATCTCTCCCTTGGCCTGCTCGAAGGAGGATGCTCGGGGGTAGGTTCTCGTGTTCAGGAGCGCAGGGACGCCGTTCGCGGCCTTCTTGTGGAGCTCCTCGATTTTGTATCCGACCAGCGTGGGGGAGGCGTCGGCGATCCGCTGGAGGTACGCTTCGACCTTGTCCTCATCGACGAACTTCCACATGTCCGCGAGCCGCGGCTCCTTGACCAGCTTCGCCAGCGACTTCGCCACGCCGGCGATGATTTCGATGTCGGACTTCGTGTCGAAGATCCGCGGCAGCGGCGTCTTCGGATACAGCTGCAGGAACGGGTTCGTCGGCGACCCGGTCATGTCCGTGTGCTTGAACTCGGCCCACGAGTCGCAGCCGAAGATCAGATCGGAATATTCGCAGGAGCCGGTCCACCACCAATCCGCGTAGGAGATGAATTCGATCTTTGGAAGGGTGTTGTGGACGACGTCGAAGTGCCACTTGACGTTTCCGATCACCGAGTTCGAGTTGTTGCTCCACATCGCCTTGGTCGGCGACGGGATGTGACTTTTGCCGGTGAACAACTTGTTGCCGACCCGGAGCGGGCGGTCACCATAGTTGTAGTAGTGCAGGGAGTCGTAGTGCAGGATCTTCTTGATCTGCACTTTGGCGGTGGGGTCGAGCTGAACGTTGAAGGGGTCCTCGAGCACGAAGGTCGGCAGACCCGCGAAGAGCGCCCCGCGGTAGTTGCCGGCGTAGCTCCCGACGTTGCCTCCCAGGAAGCCGACGTTTCGCGTCAGCGCGGCGACGAGGAAGATCGCTCTATCCTTGAGGTCCGCGTTGTAGAATTGATTCGGCCCCATGCCGTTGGCAAACAGAGTCTTCTCGGGGTTCTTGGCGATCTCCGTGGCGAGACCGACCACCGCCTTCTTCGGCGCTCCGGTGAGTGCCTCGACCTGCTCCGGCTGGAGGTTGGCGTCTAGGTACTCCTTCATGAGATCGGCGACCGTGCGAACCTCGACCTCCTTGCCATCGATCGTTTTGAGCTTCGCCTTGGCGAAGAGCTGCGGGGAGATGCTCTTGGCCTTCTCGCCCCACTCGTCGCGGGTGACCGCCACCGGCTTTTTGGCCTTGTCGAAGACGACGAACGGGAGGAACTCACCCGCCATCGCCTCGTTGACGAGCTGGCCTCGCTGAGCGTTTGCGGGCGTCGGCTTCTCGCCCTTTTTGACCTGAGCCAAATTGGCGGGTGGTTGGGTCTTGTAGCCCGGAATGACTTCCTCGGGCCGGAGCGGCTGCAGCGTGTCGAGCCGGATCAGGAACGGCAGGTCCGTGTTTCGAGCGACCCACGACTCATCGTAGAGCTTCTTCGAGAGAATGACCTGCGCGAGGCCGAGGGCGAACGCAGGGTCGGTCCCCGGTCGAATGACGATGACGTCGTCCGACTTGGAGGCGGTCGCGCTGTATTCGACCGTGATGGACACGACCTTGGTGCCCTTGAGCCGGGCTTCGGTGAGCCAGTGGGAGTCGGGCATTTTGGTGGTGATCCAATTCATGCCCCAGGCGAGGCAGAGCTTGGACTGCTCGACCGCGAACAGATCGAAGTCGTTGGTCTGAGCGCCGGTGACCATGGGGTGTCCGGGCGGCAGGTCGGTGTGCCATGAGTAGCTGTCCCAGCCGCGAGCCGAGTGCGCCTTCTCCGGCGGGACGTTTCGGACCTTGGCGTCCATGAGGGCGAGGGAGTTGGCGAAGCGGTAGAGGCCGAAGATGCGTGTGGCGCCGAGGAACGCCATGCCGCCGCGGCACTTGATGGTCTGCGCTCCCGACTCTTCGATGGCTTCCACCATCGCCGGGTCGTATCCTTGGGCGCGGAGCATCTCGGTGCCCTTCGGGCCCGAGTACGTCCTGGCGATGTTTTCGAGCGCCTTGGCCGCCATGTCGTAGGCCTCGGGCCAGGACGCACGGAGCCACTTGTCCTTGCCGCGCTGGAAGTACTTCGGATCGGGGCGTCCGTCGGCGCCCCGCGGGAAGCCGGCATCGACCCACTCCTTCCAACCCCTGCGGACCATCGGAGACTTGACTCGCCGGTCTCCGTAGATGCGGCGGACGAGCGCCAGACCCTTCTGACACAGGCGCGGGTCCCAGCGGTGGGAGGCTCGATTTCCGTACAGGTCTTCGGCTTGACCGTATCCGTAAGTCGGTCCGATGCGAGCCACGACTCCGTTCTTCACGTGAGCTCGGAGCAGGCAGTTGTGAGTGTCGTTGGGCGCGCACAGAAACACGAAGGAGGAGTCCGCCCGGAAGATGTCGCGGTACGCCTTCTCCCAGTCCCGGCTCGGGTAGCTCGCGAGCGGGTTGTCGACGTGTAGCGGTTTCAGGAACCGGAGCGGCGCAGCCGACGCCGCCTGCGCGGACACGAGGACACCTCCGCCGATGAGTCCCTTGAGCAGCCCGCGCCGGGAGAGTTGGGGTGGGGGTTGCTTTTTCGAGTTACCGTCATCGTTCATGTGGAGCTCCTTTTTTCGAGTCGATTCACTGAATTCATGCGTCGAGCACCGCGCGGGGCACGACTTCCACGAGAGGGAGTCCTGGAAATCGTCGGCCCACGGCGCGCTCGAACATGGAGCGCACGCTCGGGCCGCCTGGATTTTCAGGGAGTGTGTAATGAAGCTTGCCCTCGGCGACGCCGAGGTACTCGGGCGACCGGCCTCCAGCCTTCCCCACGAGCGTCGCGACCGCGGTGAGTCCGTCGTTCATTTCGCGAGGGATCGGCAGATATCGCGCCTTCAGATCGGCGGCGTCGTGGAGAACGTCGATGCACGCGGAGCCTCCGATCCCTGCGCTGGAGACGCGCGAGAGAGCCTGAGTGGCCGACAGCCCGGAAACGAGCCCCATGCTGGCCTCGCGAAAGTACGAGCAGACCGCGGAGTCTCGGTTCTGACAGGGGCGTCGCTCCAGCACCCAGTCTGACTCGGTCGGCCTGAACTCATTCGCGAGGCACTCGACCCGAAGGCGAGGAAGGAGCTCGTGGACGCCGAGCAGCTCCTGTGTCCCGGACCCGGAATGAGTTTTTGGACGGTCGTGCGTCTGCCGAAACCCGCGGCCGAGCAGAACGCCGTGGTCGAATACACGTCGGAAGAGAGCGGGCAAACTCACCTCGGTCGCAGCACGCACGCGAGTGATTTCTTCGTCCTCAGTCACTGGGACCGGCGCGCCGAGCTCGATCTCTACGGCTCTGCACCTTGCTCTGAGCCAGCGACGAGCCAAGTCAGCGACCGCGTCCGGTTCCACGCCGGCTTGCCTAGCAAGCGCCCGGCCAACGGCTGATCGCTACCTGCGACTGCGCGGAATTGGACGCCCCCGCTTCGGCACGACATCTGAAAGCAAACACCCCATGCTTACGAACATCGTTCTCGCACTGACAGTCCTTACCCAAACTGATAACTCTGCGCCGCCAATCGCAAACTCTGCGCCGCCGAAGCCCCCGCCATACTCGCTCCCGTTCGGCCTGCGGCCGGTTGTCGCGGTCAACGTGGTTCGACTGGACACGGTGGTCGCGATCGCCAAGCCCACCACTACGATCCCCGTGCTCGCGCTCTTCAGCTACAAGCTCAGCGATCAACTCGCGGCCTTGATCCGCTTGGGCGTCGTGCAGAACTCCCCAGAGGGTGCCGACGGCGCCATGGGATTGACCAACGCGGCGGTCGCCGGATCTTACTCGCTCAAGCTCGGGGACTACCGTCTCAACTTGTTCACCGGCGTTACGATCCCGGTGGGGTCGGGCGGCGGAGACTCACCCACGGCTGCGACCCGAGCTGCGGTGCTCGCAGGGATCCCGGCTCGGTCGGCGATGGATAACGCCATGTTCGGGATGAACTACTTGACGATCTTCCCCGGCGTGGGCTTGGCGTGGGTGAGCTCGGGTCTCACCGTTCAAGCCGAGCTGACGACGCTGTTCCTCATTCGCGCGCGGGGAGATGCCGTCGACAAAGACTCGTTTCGGTTCAACCTCACGTCCGGCCTTCACGTGGGCTATTTCGTGGCGTCGGCGCTATCGGTCGGCGCGGAGCTCCGATATCAACGGTGGCTCGTCAACGACACGGTGACCAAGGTCGACGACAACCCCGCGGTGGACAACCTCACAGTTGCTTTTGGGCCCAGAGTCCACGTCGATTTGGGGGACGGGATGTGGCTGCGCCCGGGCCTATCGTTCGCTGTGGGCCTCGACGACCCGATGGGCCTTGGCGACACCGGGGCGGAGTACAAGCTGTTGCAGGTCGACCTTCCCTTCGTCTTCTGAGCGCCCTCCGAACTTACAAAACAGAGTTACAGAACGGAACGACTGGAACGCATGAATCGCGTCGTCTCCGTACTCGCTCGGCCCGATTCGCAAAACCTTCGCGATGGAACGCGCCGCACGTGAAACGAAGGACCAGAATCGATCGGGAGCGCCGAGCGCACCCGGGAAAACGTCGCTCGGCGGCGACGAGCGCCAGGTCGAGCGCGGTCCCGACAGAGCGGGAGAATGACTCTCCGCCAGGGCGCGGCGAATTGTCTCATCGAGTTGAGTTTTGCGCAGAGCCATGTTCCAGTTTGGAGCGCATGGAACAACAACGTACGGAGGACTCTCGCTCGAAGGAAGACTGTGCGTGCGGCGTCTGCGGCCTCGTCCCCCTTGCGCCAAAGTTCCGGCGTTCACATCGAGTGATCGCCGAGAGTCTCGCGATGCAGGACCTGCTGAAGCGGGCTGCCCAGTTCGCGCACAGCGACGCGCCCGTCGCGGTCTTCGGAGAGACGGGAACGGGCAAGGAGGTGGTGGCGCGCGTCCTTCACGGCAACAGCACGCGCTCGACCAAGCCCTTCGTCGCGGTCAACGTGGCCGCGCTCCCGGCCGACTTACTCGAGAGCGAGCTATTTGGTCATTCGAAGGGTGCATTCACCGGCGCCGGTAACGCGCGCCGTGGTCTGTTCGAGGAGGCCGACGGGGGTACTCTTTTCCTCGACGAAATTGGTGAGATGCCGCTCCCACTGCAGGCCAAGCTCCTTCGTGCCCTCCAGGACGGTGAGGTGCGGAGAGTCGGTGAAAGTCAACCATTCGCGGTCGATCTTCGAATCATCTGCGCTACCCACTGCCCACTGGAGGTTCGAGTCGAGGCCGGTCTGTTTCGCGAAGATCTCTATTTTCGCCTGAAAGTGCTCACGCTGAGCGTCCCGCCCTTGCGTGAGCGCGCCGACGATATTCTTCCGCTCGCGAGCGAGTTTCTCGCGGAAGAGCGGACGCTGGCCAAGCGATTTTCCGAACAGGCCCAGCGGAGGCTCTTGATTCACCCCTGGCCAGGCAACGTCCGGGAGCTTCAGAACGCGGTGAAGCACGGCGCGGCCTTGGCGCGAGGACCCGAAGTCCAGGACTCCGATCTGCCCGACGAGGTCATGAGACCAGTGTCGTCCGGAATTCGACGCAGGCCCGTCGAGGCAAGGAGCGAAGCCAAACTCGAGAAGGACCTCCGGACCTTGGCTGAAGTCGAGCAGGAGCACATCTTGCGCGTGCTCGAGGCGTGTCACGGGTCTCAGTCCGACGCCGCGCGGGTGCTCGGAATCGCTCGGAACACACTCTGGAGAAAACTCCGCGGATTTTCCTGATTCTGCGAAACAGGTCAGCTCGGCGGAGGGTACGGGCGAGCCTGTTTGATCGCCAACCTTGCGGTCTGCCCTGCCTCGCCATCGAATTTGAACTCCACGTCCATTGCGTACCATCCCTCATTTCCAGCCTTGGGACCGTAGGCCGAGGAGAAACGTTCGTGAATGGCGCTCAGCGCCTCGCCGAGCTCGTGAATCTGGCTGCGAGTCAAGACGGCCTGGCCTTCTGGGATCAGGTTGCTGTGCGAGAGGTAACTCACCGGTTGGTTGGGTTCCGAGTGGAAATACAAGATTTGATCGCTCGTGGTGCCCGGCGGCGGATGTACGACCTCGACGTCTCCGCCGAATTGCACGTTCACGAAGAACGCGGGCTGAAGGCCGGAGGGGTCGAACGGGTTGCTCGTCACCGCCACGCCGTTGGCTTCCTCGTCCGGAAAGCTGTGGTGAACGAGGAGAGCCATCGCCACCGACTTGTGATCGATACCGTTGTAAGCGCGCTCCTCGAACGTGCGAAAGAGCCAGATGGAGGCCCAGGTGTCCTTGATGGCGTATAGGACGTCGTCCCAGTCCAGAGGGTCGCCAGTATGCGACTCATAGCAGCCTGCGCAAGGGAAGCCTTCGAGGTCCTCGCTGTTCGTGCTGCTCCTGAATCGCATGCGAGCGCCCGAGTAGTCGGAGCTCAGCTTGGACCGGAGAGCGGCCTGGAAGGCCTCGTCGACGGGCGCGTCGTGAATGGCGGCCCGCAGCTTCGCGAGCTCGGCATCACGGACCTCCGCCCTTGAGACGAACTGGTCGTTCGACAGGAGCTCGTCGACTCTGGAAAAGAACCCGTTCCCATTCATGAATTGGAGGTAATGGAAGGCCGGCACGGCGAAGGCCTTTGGAGTGGGTACGCCCTCCGTTTTGGCCAGAACCGAGTAGTGAGCGGCTTTGCCCCCGAAGGCTAGGGTCGCACTCTTGATGGCGTCTCGCAGAGGGACGGTGGCCGTCTCGACGACGACGTCTTCGATGTTGCGGAGCTCGGTTACGTGAGTATCGACCGCGGGGAGCACGACGGGCGAAGGGCGCCGGATCGCCCACTCGGCTTCGGCTTCGGCCGTGGTCACTTCGCGAAGGGTCCATTCGAAAGATCCCACGTTCAGCTCGACCCATGCTCCCTCGAGGGCTCGGATCGTGGGATTGTGGGTGGCGCCCTTCAACCCCATGTTGGGCGTTCGTCGATTTCTCGACAGCACGTTGATGTGCGAGAGCGGCGTCTGAAATTCTTCGGTGACGATTCCACTCACGACCGATATGTCGTTCGGGACCACGTCGAGGACCACGATGTCGCGGTAACCGACGTACGTCGTCTCCAGCTCCGCCGCGGTCATGATTCGCAGCCTTCCCGTGGCGGTCGCGAGATTGAGGGGTTGGTAGTCGATACCCAGATAGATGTCGTCGGTCGTCCGAATTGGGACTTCGTCTGGCAGCGATCGGGCCTCCGAGGCGACGGCCACGGAGGTCGGGTGGAAGGAGAGCTCGGGGCCGAAGTAGACGCTCGCCTTGACCTCGCGGAACAACGTGAGAATCATTTCGCTCGAAGCCGTGTCGTAGGGCGCGAGCTCGACCGCCCAGATGTGAGGTCCTTCGTAGTGGGTGACCGCACCGAGGATGAATCGCCGCTCAGGACTGAAATACTCGGACTGATTGAACTCGCTCAACGCCGAGACGAGCGGCAAATCTCTGCCGGAGAGGTGCGCTTTGGCGAAGTCGTAGTGAATTTGGTACTTCAGGCTGTTTTGGAAGTAGAGCTGGCCGTCGGTGCGGTCGTAGACGACTTTGACCGACCGCGCTCCTGGGATACTCGTGTCGAGCTTCGCGGAGGCCAGCGCCTGAAAGTCCGAGTAGCAGCCCACGATCTCGAGCGACTCCGGGGCCGTCGCAGTCGTCGCGATCTGGCAGACCTGTTCGACGACGCCAGAAGGCTCAGCTTCAGTCGCGCACGCAGCGACTCCGAGGAGGCTCGCGACTGCAGCGATCGTGCATGCGAGCGGTGGAGAGGTCGGACCGGTCGTGTGCCCTGCGCATCGAGTTGCGCGCTGC
The sequence above is drawn from the Desulfovibrio sp. genome and encodes:
- a CDS encoding 4Fe-4S dicluster domain-containing protein, translating into MSVKNWQIKRDMAYPYEEHRPKRQWAIVFDLNKCIACQTCTLACKTTWTSGKGQEYMFWNNVETKPYGAYPMAWDLNVLEKLGRQDWAKNGTYSGKTIFEAAPASERVVHFAPTDEDWMYPNVGEDDCAGQLNAQGEYIDQLPHDQWFFYLPRTCAHCTYPACLAACPRKAIYKREEDGIVLIDQSRCKGYGECVRACPYKKSMYNPITRTSEKCVGCYPAVEQSIQPQCVVNCIGKIRVMGFINPPWKARKDNPIDYLVHEKQIALPYYPQLGLEPNIYYIPPIHADRAYLRQMFGPQVDGAMDRYRKLTSDPVAQGLLVLMGSTDRIMHGFKVDGGKAQGFDEFGKELVSVPVTENVIVRDAFDETRKVARNNTP
- a CDS encoding molybdopterin-dependent oxidoreductase, which produces MNDDGNSKKQPPPQLSRRGLLKGLIGGGVLVSAQAASAAPLRFLKPLHVDNPLASYPSRDWEKAYRDIFRADSSFVFLCAPNDTHNCLLRAHVKNGVVARIGPTYGYGQAEDLYGNRASHRWDPRLCQKGLALVRRIYGDRRVKSPMVRRGWKEWVDAGFPRGADGRPDPKYFQRGKDKWLRASWPEAYDMAAKALENIARTYSGPKGTEMLRAQGYDPAMVEAIEESGAQTIKCRGGMAFLGATRIFGLYRFANSLALMDAKVRNVPPEKAHSARGWDSYSWHTDLPPGHPMVTGAQTNDFDLFAVEQSKLCLAWGMNWITTKMPDSHWLTEARLKGTKVVSITVEYSATASKSDDVIVIRPGTDPAFALGLAQVILSKKLYDESWVARNTDLPFLIRLDTLQPLRPEEVIPGYKTQPPANLAQVKKGEKPTPANAQRGQLVNEAMAGEFLPFVVFDKAKKPVAVTRDEWGEKAKSISPQLFAKAKLKTIDGKEVEVRTVADLMKEYLDANLQPEQVEALTGAPKKAVVGLATEIAKNPEKTLFANGMGPNQFYNADLKDRAIFLVAALTRNVGFLGGNVGSYAGNYRGALFAGLPTFVLEDPFNVQLDPTAKVQIKKILHYDSLHYYNYGDRPLRVGNKLFTGKSHIPSPTKAMWSNNSNSVIGNVKWHFDVVHNTLPKIEFISYADWWWTGSCEYSDLIFGCDSWAEFKHTDMTGSPTNPFLQLYPKTPLPRIFDTKSDIEIIAGVAKSLAKLVKEPRLADMWKFVDEDKVEAYLQRIADASPTLVGYKIEELHKKAANGVPALLNTRTYPRASSFEQAKGEIPWYTKSGRLEFYRPEPEFIENGENLVVHREPIDSTHYEPNVILAKPHVAIRPAGPETYGLARDNLSTEVRQVRHVLMTPAELLASVHPLKAKGFGTHVYHTPKYRHGAHTTPVDTDFTGVLFGPFGDVYRHDRRLPSVTEGYVDINPDDAQAMGIDDGEYVWIDADPEDRPYRGWKEGSPEMKVSRLLLRARYYPGTPKGIARTWHNMYGATFGSVLGHETRTDGLAKNPETNYQAMYRYGSHQSATRAWLKPTLMTDSLVHKGMFGQLVSKGFEPDIHCPVGAPRESFVKISKAEPASMKGTGRWRPVALGLRPKNERETMKIYLAGGFVKT
- a CDS encoding sigma-54-dependent Fis family transcriptional regulator, which gives rise to MEQQRTEDSRSKEDCACGVCGLVPLAPKFRRSHRVIAESLAMQDLLKRAAQFAHSDAPVAVFGETGTGKEVVARVLHGNSTRSTKPFVAVNVAALPADLLESELFGHSKGAFTGAGNARRGLFEEADGGTLFLDEIGEMPLPLQAKLLRALQDGEVRRVGESQPFAVDLRIICATHCPLEVRVEAGLFREDLYFRLKVLTLSVPPLRERADDILPLASEFLAEERTLAKRFSEQAQRRLLIHPWPGNVRELQNAVKHGAALARGPEVQDSDLPDEVMRPVSSGIRRRPVEARSEAKLEKDLRTLAEVEQEHILRVLEACHGSQSDAARVLGIARNTLWRKLRGFS